In the genome of Panthera leo isolate Ple1 chromosome F3, P.leo_Ple1_pat1.1, whole genome shotgun sequence, the window GGCAGGACAGAGTAAGTGAGTAAGGCTGAGATCCGAATGCAACAGGATcgtctctgctctctgctctctgctctctgactGCAGACATTTGGTTTCCTTGTCTGGAATCTGGAATGGACCCCTGCAGGTTTAGGGAGGGTCTGAGGCCGGAGGCTCCGAACTGATCTGAGAACCAAAGAGAAGCAGCTTCCTCCCCAGGCTTCTCCAGTATTTTGCTGCTATCCCTGCTGCTTGGGAATGAGCTCTGAGCTCTCCTTGTGCGCGGCCGGGCTAGCCAGCCTTCTGTTTCCCTAAATGCATGTTGGAATCTCAAAGAGAGGCTggatgaggactttttttttttttttagcctaagGGGCATGGACAATAAGTTGTCTGTctgctatttccttttcttttcatagtGTAGGCCTTCCTGGAAATCATTAAGGTGCTGCGGGGGATGATCTACGAAAGCTGGGGGGGTTCAAACAGTGGTCTGGAGGGTATACGTGTCAATCCCTCCTGCCCcggtgacacacacacacacacacacacacacacacacacacaccacacactcaGAGAGAGAAGTCACGAGTGACTTCCATTCCCCCCCTTAAATCtttttcctccccagccccacatTTCTAGTGCAAACAGGACAGGAAGAAGGGTATTAAGGCTGCTACCTTCATGAATGAAGGAGATTCTGCCATTCTCACTCTCCTGTGAGAGGCTATTTCACTCCCCCCCTCCTTGAAAAATGACCagttggttgtttgttttgttttgtttcgggggggggggggttctgacTTGAGATCCATTGATTACTAAGCTTCTTGGCACTAATATTGGTCACTTCCTATCTAATTCAGAGATGGCAGAAACTTCAGGGGAACAAaactcaggaggaggaggagccttGTCCGGCAAGTGGGTTTATCGGGGGAAGTCGTGCTGGGAGGAGAGTTCTGAGAAGAGATAGCCTGTTTTAGAAAGCTGGAAGTCAGAGCCCCAAGACTCTTGTAAACCAGAACCCAGTACCGGATTTAGGGGCCGGGACATATCTTCTCAGAAATAAGCAAGTGTCCACTGAGATCAGTTTGAGTGTTTCTtcacttctaattttaaattgGCATCTCCACCACTAAGGCTCATGGATGCTTTCAGTAAAGAATGTTTTCAAAGACGCATCGCCAATGTCCAACAGGCTGGAGGACTTCTTAACAAGACTTTCACGTTCTGGTGCCCTTTTACTTCTTTATGTTCGTCTCCTGCCACCTTGCCCCTAAAATTCACCTCCCCGCACGGACACACACACAATTCTCCAACCACTCTCAATGCTTTGCAGTTCTACAAACACACTCGGGCCTTTCAAATCTCCatgcctttccttccccagcctACACACCCACTCTCACTCTTTTTCCCATCTCCACTTGCATTCTTACTCTTCTTAAAGATTCAGCTTCCTTCTCTGGATTTCCATTGTGTTTCAGAGAGCACTTACCGCATTGCATTGGAACTTACGCGTgagcctgcctgcctctctccctgtatAATTTCAGTGACTTTGTAACAATACGGTGAAGAATAATACTAAGAAGAATATGAGGAAGCATGTTGGTTAATCactcaaaaagaaaggagaagttgGGTTGTGGCAAGGTCAAGTAGAAATAAGAGATGGGAGGGTAGAGTTGTTACCGGTCCTTAACCTTTGTCGGTGCCCCTTAAATGTTGTGAGGCATGAACTCAATGACCTTCTGGGAAGAAGTCACATCAGCCCTGCAGAGAACAAATGACTCTAGCAGGCAGGTGAAGGACTCAGGAAATAAGACTTATAGTGAACACATCcctgagatgatcatgtggtctcttgctttcttccttcaaGTAACATAAAATCACCATGCAGGGCGGGATCTGGATCTGGTCATGTGTGTCTAGATGTGTTAGGGTTGGAGCAGCTCTTaggggagttaaaaaaaaaatgctaaaaactaaaattctgcatttttaaggATTTGTCTTGAACTTCCTCCAAAGAAATTTCTGGATGGTAGATTTACCATCTGGATGGTAAATAGTACCACTTGTTTAAGTTATGGCTAAACCGAGCATGGCCTGCCTGCTGCTACCAAAGTCCATCAGTCTGTCCAGCTATACTGAGTCAGGGGGAGCATCTGGGTGAGTCTCATAGAACTCTGACCCTTATAGCCTGGAATGAGGGCCACACAAGTACCATTCCCTGTAAAACCAAATAgaattggagcacctgggtggctcagttaagcatctgactgccacccaagtcatgatctcatggttggtgagttcgagccccgcctctgcgctgtgctgacagctcggagcctggagcctgctttggattctgtgtctgccactttctctgttcttcccttcctcatgttctgtctctctgtctgtctctcaaaaataagtaaacattaaaactaaataGGTTCTGGGACTTTGGGGTATACACTCGTCAGAAATGGGACTGaaagccttttttaaaatcaaCCTTAAAAATTCATTATGAATAATTACAAGTTGACCCTAGAAGGTTCCAAAGGGCTCATTACCTCAATGACCTTAAGCACCAAAATAATATTGCTTGTGCTGAAATACGCAGGGGGTGGGCATGTATGAAAAGCtgagggtggggcacctgggtggctcaatcggttaagcgtcggacttcggctcaggtcatgatctctcagtctgtgagttcaaggcccgtgggctctgtgctgacaactcagagcctggaggctgcttcagattctgtgtctccttctctctctgcccctccccaacttgcactctgtctctctatgtctctcaaaacataaataaatgttaaaaaaaaaaaaagacttttttttttaaagaaaagttaagtgTGGCCTAATTCACTTGCAAGCATCAACTCCGGGGTAGAGAGTAACAGGAGGGAGGTcttgagaggggaaggaagagctcAGAGGACTGGAGTGTGATGAGAACGGCTCAAACACGCTCCGTGACACGGAAATGGTCAGCCACCACACTTTATGGCGCTTCTTGGAAACTACCGCCAAAGGACCGCAGGCCAGCAGAGGTGGCTTGGCGAGGTCTCTGCGGGTGACAAGCGGGAGAGGCTGCAGGTGAAGGAGCCCGGGGAGCGGACAGTGGCGCCCCGGCGCCCTCAGCTCTCCACGGCGCCCTCAGCTCTCCACGACGGCGGTCGCCTGCGTTGCCGGGCTCACAGCCAAGTGGGAAGTGGGGGGCCCAGGGGTGTCCCCGTGCTCTGGGAAGGCCTGTGGCTCCTTCAGTTCCAGCACCACCCGGCTCAGGAGGCCTTTGAGCAGCTGCATTTCCCGGAGCAGAAGGTCCACGTCGGGTTTCAGGGCGCCGGCGGCCGATGGCTCCCAGGGCGTCGGCGGGGCGCAGGCCgggggcccagcagtgggggcTCTGCCCGCGGGGAACCGCAGCCCGGGAGAGGTGATGTTCGGGACGGAGGTGACCGGAGCGGCCGATCGGGACACAGGGGGCTTTCTGAAGGAAAGCGGCTGGTTGCCGGGCGCCAAGGCTGCGGCCTGTGGGACTGGTGCGGTGGTGGACGCCGAGTCCGGGGCGGCACCTGCGAACGCAACACACGAGAACCGCGCGGCTGCTCTCACCCTCCCGCGGCCTGGGCGCTCGCGTGGGCACGCGGGGTACGCGGGCCGGAGGGGAGTAAGGAGGGACGGCGtggagtggagggaagggggggggtcgTTAAGGAAGGCAGAGTGGATGGAGCGGAGAGGACGAAGGGAGGGTAGCAGTGAGGAGGGTGGAGAGGATGGggtgaagaggagggagggaggggaggggagggatggggaggcggggatggggaggcagggaaggggacgagaggaagaggagggagggaggggagggctggaaaCGGGAGGaggtgcgggggaggggagagggaggaggggagggatggggaggagaggggggatgcggggggcagggatggggacggggtggagaggagggaggtagGAGATGCTGCgcagagaacagaagagagggggagtagtgaggaggggaaggaggtggagaggagggagggaggggaggagtaaggagggcagagggggtgaggtggagaagaagaagaggggtagagaggaggggtagagaggaggggtggggaggacgcAGAGGGTagggtggagagaagggaggggaggagtgaggaagacggggtagggatggggaggagaggaggggggaagggaaggggtgagaagggcgggggggggtaCTGGGGTGGGaagtgaggaagagaggggagcagTGAAGAGGAGGGGtgaggtggagaggagggagggcgaGAACGGcgagctgggggggtggggtggctcgAGGGAGACTCGGGGCGCGGAGGCGGCGGCGAGGCTgcgggcccggggtggggggcgtccCCGGGGGTGCGGTCACTCACCGCGCCCGGGGAGCTGCAGCCAAGGGCTGCGTTTCCGGACGCTCCGCGTGGCGGTGGCGGCCTCGCACCAGTACGATTCGAGCTCCTCGACCTCGGGCTCGGGGACCGTGTACTCGGCGCCCCAGTCGAAGCGGCGCACGGGGCGGCTGTACTTGTAGAAGGCGAACTGCAGCGGCGTGTCGCGCTTCTGCGGGTGCAGGCGGGTGTCGCAGCGCACCGCCACCCCGCCGCGGGCCTCCGCCCGGCCGGTCACCCTGAGCACCGGCGCCGGGAACAGCTCTGCAGAGAGGGGTTCCAGGGGCTGAGCGTGCACGGCGGGCCGGCGCAGGGGCCCCAGGGGACGAGGTCCCCGCGTCCGCGGCCCCGCGACCCCTCTGTGCTTCGGGTTTCCCGCGAGCGCTCCTCGCGGACGCGgagaaggggtgggaggaggctgggTGCGCGCCGAGGAGGGAGGAAGCCTCCCgaagggcggggcagggggctcGAGGGACGGGGAAAGCTTGCAAGGGGGCAGGACCCGGCCAGACGCTTCCTGTCACATCCCGATGACCTCCAGTTGGGGTCCCGCGGCCTAGAGGGGTGGCTGCGCCTTCTGCCTGGGACTGTGGACTGAGCCGCCGCCTATATGGAGTCCCCACCCCGAGTGAGAAGCCAGAGCGCGCTGCAGGGGAGTGACACCCGCCCCCGCGCAGGCTGTGCCTCGGTGTCGCCTTCACTGCGCAGGGGAGGAGAGGCGAGAGCGTGCGTGGCCGGCGGGAGAAATCCGCTGGTGGCAGCTACCTGACCCCCGCCCTCCCTGCCCGCCCGGTGCCCGTCCCCGAGTTTCCCGGGACTCGCTCGCCTCCCTCCTGGGCCCCAGGTGTCCCCCACCTTGCACGGTCACGGCCACCTTGGCGGAGAACATGGGCGCGCTCTCCACCGGGATGCGCATGGTGCCCGAGCACTGGTAGCGGCCGCTGTCGCTGGCGCGCGCCTGTGGCACCGTGTAGTTGGCGCTGGAGTGGAAGTAGCGCACCGCCTTGCCGTCGTGGTAGTAGTGAAGCTTATACACCACCTTGTCGTACCAGCCGCGGCAGCGCATGACCAGCGGCTCGCCCTCGAACACCGCGGCGTAGGGCACTTGCAGGATCAGCCAGTCTACGACAGTCCCCACAGACAGGCCTGACTCCGAGAGAACTCCAGCTCTGGGAGTCTCCCTTCTTCTCCGCCTCCCCGCCGCCCTCCCCGCACGGTTGCTCTCCTCGGCCTCgccagctccctccctgctccagaaGCAGCCGGCGCCCGAGAagactcccccccgcccccgcccccacccccagacacacACGTTTTAGTTGAGACCTGCTTGTCCCCTAGATCTGGGTTTAGACGTTTCCCCAACCCCCGCAGGACAGTCTTCGGTACCTCCCACCCTACCCCGTATTTATGGGTCAccgtcaccatcatcaccatcacagCTAATGCTTATGCAGCCCTAACATGTTCTGGATGCCATTTTAGGAGTTTTACGTTGAGGAAGAATTCTGGAGTAACAGCCACAGTCCCTATGCTCCTCTATTCCACAGGCAGTAATCACCTTCTCTCGTGGCCAGTATTTTGTATTACCAACTTCCAAAACACAGAGTATGGACATGAAATGTATGTAAATGCTAAGTAATGATATTTGACTTCTGAATACAAGTTGTGGCCCGTCGAGCTAAGGGGACATAATACTCCCTACAAAATAGCCAATCCCCTGCCCTAAAGAAGGGATTATTGCTATTTTCTCATCCTGCTTCGGAAACCCTTTACTGTATCCCCAGGAAGTCAGCCTCCGAATTGGCCCCTATGCGCACACGGGCACGTCCACAATAAGCTTTCAAGCGCTTGGTTCAACTGCTGCTTCTGCCGCCCCCTTAACAAGTCATCCTTCGTTTCTCGTCCGCGCAACAGCCAAAGGCACAGATACAATTATTTGGCTGCTGGGAAGCACAGAGAAGCACCGCCTTGCTCAGCCGGGAGTGATTCTCCCAGCTGCACGAAGCCTGCACGGGACTCTCACTTTCCGGGCTtggctctgccctttccctggctGAGCCCTCCCCCAAAGCTCCCCGTCCAGTATTACAGGTCCTCAGAGCCTCTCCCCTTCTGAGCTAGTcccagaaacaaacacaaatgtttatttgCCTCCCACTGCGGCAGAGGGGTGCGGGGACCTTTGGGGCCAGGCAAGCCTTACCACGCGTCTCACGTCTTAGCGCCAGGCAGGGCCCTGCCTGCTCCAAAGGCTCCAGACAGCCCCCATTTCCTGCCCCAATGGGAGTGGCCCAGTGTCCCCTCCTATAGGAGGGCCAGTATGGCCAGAGGAGATGTGCGCAGTCCCTGCCCTCTGTTCAAACACTCACCATTGGAAACAGACAGGTGGATGGGGTCACTGACGGGCGCCCCCCGGGTCTGGCATCGATACACCCCTGGTGTCTGCACCTCGATGCTCTTCTTGTGAGAGGGCAGAAGCAGGTGGCCCAAATACCAGAGAGTGCTGATGGGCCGAAGCTCCAGGAGCGGAGGGTGGTACCCATCACATCGCAGGGTCACCCGCTCCCCCTTGAAGATTGTGGTCCAGGGCGGGTGTAGAGACAGTACGGGCTTCTCCAGAGTAGCTGGGGAGGGATGCGGGAGGGGGCAAGGTGGAAAAGAGAATCAAGATGAGGTGCCCAAAATGTGGTCTGGGGTTGGCAAATCTGAGAAAACTCCAGCTCCCAGGACCCAACCCGCGTTACTAAAGCAGTCCGATTGTGGAGACACCACGCTGGGTTACACACTGCCAGTCCCTTGATCTGTAGCCGTTTCTCGGTGCTTGGAGGCAAACTGAGTCACAGGGACTGAGGAGGCGTGGGAAGCGACACTGTCCCACGGCCGCCAGGAAGTGGGGAGTACCCAGGGAGCTCCCTTAGGGGGATTGGTGTGGCGGGTGTAGAAAATTGGGCTCAGGGATGTGAAGGACTCACCAGCTTGCCCACCGCTTGGAACTGCGACACAGgaattgaagaagaagaagaaaaagaacgtTGGAGGTGAGAGGAAAGCAAGGGCCCTCTTGACCGTAGGAAACCCCCCATGGGTCTCAAGACCTGTTTTGCTTCTGCTTTTAGTTTCCCCAGCCCCGAGAAAGCCCCCTCCTCTTTATCCTCCCGAAATAGACAGTGAACTGTTGTTTGTAATAGAGGAAtattccccaacacacacacacacacacacacacacgcacacacacacaccttggccCATACCCTCCCCCACAGCCAAAGTGCTTGGGTCGCTGCTGACGCACTGAGGACTCACCCAGGAGCAGTAGGGCCGTCAGAGACCACATGACGGACCTGCCTGCAGGACGGTGCAGGTGCCCTGGCAGGTGCCCTGGCgtagggtgggggaggagggagagaaggtggcCAGTGCTGCCGCCTGAGTCCTGGGAGGCATTGCGGCTTCGCTCACCCATTCCTGATTCCTGAAGATGGCGGACTGGAGACAGCGGGACGTGGGCTGGGTCAGCGCAGCCCTCCGGTGTCCCAGGCACCAGGCGCTGTCCCACCTGCCAGCCCTACAGCCACGGCACATCTCAGGCCAGCGCCAGCCTCTGTAGAGAAGGCGTGCTGAGCAGAACCCATGCCGTCTGCGGCCCGAGGAAGCCATAGAGAACCCCAGGCGGTGGCAGGCGACCCTGCCACCTTCGGGCTCCCGTTGACacccccctcccactctctctcctccccaccttccagcTGGCCCTGTAAGCCTCAGTTGAGGAAATACCTCTTCATGTCCTCAGGGTCTACCCAGGGCCTTTATGATGCTGGCTCCCTGGTGACAAACATCGGTGTGAGGCCTAGTGAGGTTGACATCGGGTTCCCTGCACCCAGAGCTCACAGCTGCCCACAGATGAGTGGATGGAAATGTGTGATTCACCAACCACCTTCTGTGTCGCTGTCTTCCAAAGTTCCAGTTATGAAtagaaatggggggagggggtggcgcctgggtggctcagtcagggaagcatccgacttcctctcaggtcacaatctcatggttcatgggtttgagccccgcgtggggctctgtgctgacagctcagagcctggagcctgcttcggattctgtgtctccctctccctcggtccctcctccaccccactctgtctctctctcaaaaataaatacacattaaaaacattttttttaattaaaaaaaaaaaaagaaatatggggtgcctaggtggctcaatcagttcagcAGCCAactctggatcttggctcaggtcatgatctcacgatttgtgagttcgagccctgtgtcaggctctgcactgagtgtggggttacttgggattctctctctccctctctctctctgtccctaccccactcatgctctctcactctctcaaaatgagtaaataaacttaaaaaaaaaaaaagaatagaaatgcaatgtgtttccccttcttcctcccttctggaAAACTTAAACCCTCAGAAATGCGAAAATTCTTTACTACCCACCCCAGTGATCTCGCCCTATGGCACCTCCACTCACTtgtgccttctttccttctaacCATGCCTACACGCCTCCCCCAACCATTCCCCTGTTCCGGGACTCCTTACCTGTGTCCCCTGTTCCGGGACTCCTTACCTGTGGCAGAGAAGTCACCACATCAGCCCCTCGGAAGCTTCTCAGGTCCAACCTCCCAGCTCTACTTCTCGAGCTTTCCGAGCTATGTGATCATACCCTGGGCAAATGGGCACCTGAATTCTCATGTAAATACTTAATGAAGTTTCCAACCTGATTGTATGTCTCTTTGGACTGTCTCCTGTCCTCACCTGTAGTGCACTGGGGCACCTCCCTCTTCTGGAGCTCTGGCAGGAAGCAAAAGGATTGTCAGATGCTGTCACCTCTTAAACACAGTCTCTCCCCTCTTGCTGGCTGACGGCCGGCCTAAGCTCCGGTCTGAGAATTCCCTCAAGTTTCTCTTAAGGTGTCagtttttgttaaaaatgcaaatgcctCTTAGGGAAATGTGATTGGCCATTTAAGTTTTGATGGCCACTTTAGATCCTGTATGAGAGCAGGTTTTGATAAAAGACAGGTAGTCATATGGGTCTGAAAAAGAGGGAGGAACCTGATACAGGctcaggggtgagggagggagagaagaattcGATACTGGGAACAGAGATTATAAACTGCCTGCTTTAGGGGTGCCCCGGCTAGACAAGGCTCCCAAACACCCTGCCTGACTCCTCCTCTAGGGCCAGTGTGGGCCTCACCACATCCTGACTCAGGGGTCTGACTTCTGCACCAGGCCACCGCCCCCGTGGTCAGAATGTAATGCACCTGTCAGCTGTCCTTGCTCTCTGCAAGCAGCCTCTCTTGGGGCTTCTTATCACTCAGAACACAGATCTCAGCCTCTTTACCAGATTCCACAAGAAACCTAATCAACCCACATATTCATGAGCCGTATCTTCTCCCTGAAAATCTCTAGACCTATCCATACGGTGCCCATCACACACTGCTCAGAATTGGACTTGAAGAATCTCCCACCCAACATTTCGTTTTTGTtgtggttcatttatttattttgagagagagaaagagagagacagtgcatgcgggagaggggcagagagagagggagagagaaagaatcccaaggagcctccccactgtca includes:
- the FCRLB gene encoding Fc receptor-like B isoform X3, with the translated sequence MWSLTALLLLVPSGGQAATLEKPVLSLHPPWTTIFKGERVTLRCDGYHPPLLELRPISTLWYLGHLLLPSHKKSIEVQTPGVYRCQTRGAPVSDPIHLSVSNDWLILQVPYAAVFEGEPLVMRCRGWYDKVVYKLHYYHDGKAVRYFHSSANYTVPQARASDSGRYQCSGTMRIPVESAPMFSAKVAVTVQEARHAAAVRLLQVQPPRAPLRLGRRVHGPRARGRGARIVLVRGRHRHAERPETQPLAAAPRARCRPGLGVHHRTSPTGRSLGARQPAAFLQKAPCVPIGRSGHLRPEHHLSRAAVPRGQSPHCWAPGLRPADALGAIGRRRPETRRGPSAPGNAAAQRPPEPGGAGTEGATGLPRARGHPWAPHFPLGCEPGNAGDRRRGELRAPWRAEGAGAPLSAPRAPSPAASPACHPQRPRQATSAGLRSFGGSFQEAP
- the FCRLB gene encoding Fc receptor-like B isoform X1, whose product is MWSLTALLLLVPSGGQAATLEKPVLSLHPPWTTIFKGERVTLRCDGYHPPLLELRPISTLWYLGHLLLPSHKKSIEVQTPGVYRCQTRGAPVSDPIHLSVSNDWLILQVPYAAVFEGEPLVMRCRGWYDKVVYKLHYYHDGKAVRYFHSSANYTVPQARASDSGRYQCSGTMRIPVESAPMFSAKVAVTVQELFPAPVLRVTGRAEARGGVAVRCDTRLHPQKRDTPLQFAFYKYSRPVRRFDWGAEYTVPEPEVEELESYWCEAATATRSVRKRSPWLQLPGRGAAPDSASTTAPVPQAAALAPGNQPLSFRKPPVSRSAAPVTSVPNITSPGLRFPAGRAPTAGPPACAPPTPWEPSAAGALKPDVDLLLREMQLLKGLLSRVVLELKEPQAFPEHGDTPGPPTSHLAVSPATQATAVVES
- the FCRLB gene encoding Fc receptor-like B isoform X2, translated to MWSLTALLLLVPSGGQAATLEKPVLSLHPPWTTIFKGERVTLRCDGYHPPLLELRPISTLWYLGHLLLPSHKKSIEVQTPGVYRCQTRGAPVSDPIHLSVSNDWLILQVPYAAVFEGEPLVMRCRGWYDKVVYKLHYYHDGKAVRYFHSSANYTVPQARASDSGRYQCSGTMRIPVESAPMFSAKVAVTVQAAPCAASTGAPSTRSPSPRSRSSNRTGARPPPPRGASGNAALGCSSPGAVPPRTRRPPPHQSHRPQPWRPATSRFPSESPLCPDRPLRSPPSRTSPLPGCGSPRAEPPLLGPRPAPRRRPGSHRPPAP